The Burkholderia cepacia genome includes a region encoding these proteins:
- a CDS encoding glycosyltransferase family 2 protein has protein sequence MNLTSASSSHAHGLSVSIVVYHPDVALLAQTLSSLSAACARLRAALPGYPVELFLVDNGGLDDMRVVTDRLAGQGIDCRVLTGHGNVGYGRGHNLAIDQAAHRFHLILNPDIDLDEQALVAARDFFEERPAVGLLAPWIGDETGNQQYLCRRYPALLDLFVRGFLPSGLRQLFAERLARYEMRDVIDGTSVVWNPPIISGCFMLFRTDVLKRLQGFDPRYFLYFEDYDLSLRAHDVAQVAYVPSVRVTHHGGGASRKGFAHIRMFAASAFKFYNRFGWRWL, from the coding sequence ATGAATCTGACAAGCGCGTCGTCCTCGCACGCCCATGGACTTTCGGTTTCCATCGTCGTCTATCACCCCGATGTTGCACTGCTCGCGCAGACGCTGAGCAGCCTGAGCGCGGCATGCGCGCGCTTGCGCGCTGCCTTGCCCGGATATCCGGTCGAGTTGTTCCTGGTCGACAACGGCGGTCTGGACGACATGCGGGTTGTAACGGATCGACTTGCGGGCCAAGGCATCGATTGCCGGGTGCTGACGGGGCACGGCAACGTCGGGTACGGGCGTGGCCACAATCTTGCGATCGACCAGGCGGCGCACCGCTTCCATCTAATATTGAATCCTGACATCGATCTGGACGAACAGGCGCTGGTTGCGGCGCGCGATTTCTTCGAGGAACGCCCTGCGGTCGGTCTGCTGGCGCCCTGGATAGGCGACGAAACCGGCAATCAGCAGTATCTCTGCCGCCGTTATCCGGCGCTGCTCGACCTATTCGTTCGCGGTTTCCTGCCCTCGGGCCTCCGGCAACTGTTCGCCGAGCGTCTCGCCCGGTACGAAATGCGCGATGTCATTGACGGAACGTCCGTCGTCTGGAACCCCCCGATCATTAGCGGCTGCTTTATGCTGTTTCGCACCGACGTGCTGAAGCGCCTACAAGGATTCGACCCGCGCTACTTTCTCTATTTCGAGGATTACGATCTGAGCTTGCGCGCGCATGACGTCGCGCAGGTCGCTTATGTCCCGTCGGTGCGCGTGACCCATCACGGCGGCGGTGCGTCACGCAAAGGCTTCGCGCACATCCGCATGTTCGCAGCATCGGCTTTCAAGTTCTACAATCGCTTCGGCTGGAGGTGGTTGTGA
- the rfbD gene encoding dTDP-4-dehydrorhamnose reductase, with product MKIVVTGARGQVGWELVRSMSVLGAVHAWDRAAADLSRPDELVDAVRELRPDVIVNAAAYTSVDRAESEEALATTINGEAVGALAQAARDIDALFVHYSTDYVFDGMASEPYREDAIAAPQNAYGRSKLLGDEAVAASGADHLIFRTTWVYSARGTNFLLTMLRLMCERPELSVVADQFGAPTSARFIADVTAHAVRQCMNERAEGCFDSGLFNLTADGVTSWHGFAQAIFDCARTAGSGVTLKTGKINAIRALDYPTQAVRPIYSVLDGGRLRHRFNLHRPHWQDGVKLVLDELLCR from the coding sequence ATGAAAATAGTTGTAACAGGCGCGCGGGGGCAGGTCGGCTGGGAACTGGTCCGGTCGATGTCCGTGCTGGGCGCAGTGCACGCATGGGATCGCGCAGCAGCCGACCTGAGCCGTCCGGACGAACTGGTCGACGCGGTTCGCGAATTACGCCCTGACGTGATCGTCAATGCGGCAGCCTATACATCCGTGGACAGGGCGGAGTCTGAAGAGGCGCTTGCCACGACGATCAATGGGGAGGCCGTGGGCGCGCTGGCACAGGCGGCACGTGATATTGACGCGCTGTTCGTCCACTATTCGACGGATTACGTGTTCGACGGCATGGCGAGCGAGCCCTATCGCGAAGACGCGATCGCAGCACCGCAGAATGCATACGGACGCAGCAAATTGCTTGGTGACGAGGCGGTAGCGGCGTCCGGGGCGGATCATCTGATTTTTCGCACGACCTGGGTCTACAGTGCGCGCGGTACAAACTTCCTGTTGACGATGTTGCGCCTGATGTGCGAGCGGCCGGAGCTTAGCGTCGTTGCCGACCAGTTTGGCGCACCGACGAGTGCGCGCTTCATTGCCGATGTCACCGCGCATGCCGTTCGACAGTGCATGAACGAGCGCGCGGAGGGCTGCTTCGACAGCGGCCTCTTCAATCTCACGGCCGATGGTGTGACGTCATGGCACGGCTTTGCCCAGGCAATCTTCGATTGTGCGCGGACGGCAGGAAGCGGCGTGACCCTGAAGACAGGGAAGATCAATGCAATCAGGGCATTGGATTATCCGACTCAAGCAGTGCGCCCGATCTATTCCGTTCTCGACGGCGGCAGGCTCCGGCATCGTTTCAATCTGCACCGCCCGCACTGGCAAGATGGTGTGAAGCTTGTGCTGGACGAACTGCTTTGTCGCTGA
- a CDS encoding glycosyltransferase family 9 protein, giving the protein MEEGLMRDVRREKINRVRTVDLREGGNPFFRRLTQRYHDFRCFYPAPIVFAYLAKHGAVFFAKLAYCRIIESMKMMMFGRGRKLFPREAEVDALVDQIAVRLQEAGSSGGLAARRMIYSIRITGGLGDALIIARLIRDLQRLLDNGAQFDVYFQSPQVIEPFFSVIPGFRECIHAASFHLTAPYYTFSLLANQFVTFVDEYMDHQFLIRNEPKVIRLLGNVNSVRKDIDKYIAAHPTLDGAFADLAVRGGHKRYTYLHEMMGIPYGGDRLPLAVDAAVPVRHGLQSGRYITVHDGWDNNFKLATHRPTKALPMQTWIDAVRHIKAARPDLTIVQLGGRVGSDIPGVDLNLRKKLSFQESTSILANSALHLDSESGLVHLGATLGVKSVVMFGPTNVEWFGYPQNANIKPKECGNCWWSTDTWMDICPAGYEKPICTGSIDARDIVDSALALLAAADSNPSPASDVTEPVSGS; this is encoded by the coding sequence GTGGAAGAGGGTCTGATGCGTGATGTGAGGCGTGAGAAAATTAATCGCGTGCGCACTGTCGACTTGCGAGAGGGGGGTAATCCCTTTTTTCGCCGCTTGACGCAGCGGTACCACGATTTTCGGTGCTTTTATCCGGCTCCAATCGTTTTTGCATATCTGGCAAAGCACGGGGCGGTATTTTTTGCCAAACTTGCTTATTGTCGGATTATTGAGTCCATGAAAATGATGATGTTTGGACGAGGACGGAAGTTGTTCCCGAGAGAGGCGGAAGTCGACGCTTTGGTCGATCAGATCGCTGTGCGATTGCAGGAAGCCGGCAGCAGCGGCGGGCTTGCCGCCCGCCGGATGATCTATTCCATTCGAATTACAGGCGGGCTTGGTGACGCCCTTATCATCGCGCGACTGATACGTGATTTGCAGCGTCTGCTTGATAATGGGGCACAGTTTGACGTTTATTTTCAGTCGCCGCAAGTTATCGAGCCATTTTTTTCCGTTATTCCGGGTTTCCGCGAATGCATCCACGCGGCGTCTTTTCATTTGACTGCCCCGTATTACACGTTTTCCTTGCTAGCTAACCAGTTCGTGACCTTTGTTGATGAATATATGGATCATCAATTCCTGATTCGGAATGAGCCGAAGGTCATCAGGTTGTTGGGGAACGTCAACTCTGTTCGCAAGGATATCGATAAGTACATCGCTGCGCATCCAACGCTGGACGGCGCATTTGCGGATCTGGCCGTTCGCGGTGGTCACAAGCGTTATACCTATCTCCACGAGATGATGGGGATCCCATATGGTGGAGACCGCCTGCCGCTTGCTGTCGATGCAGCGGTGCCGGTGCGCCACGGTTTGCAATCAGGACGGTACATTACCGTGCACGACGGCTGGGACAACAATTTCAAGCTGGCAACCCATCGTCCCACCAAGGCGTTGCCAATGCAGACGTGGATCGATGCGGTCCGTCACATCAAGGCGGCTCGCCCAGATCTGACGATCGTGCAGTTGGGTGGCAGGGTTGGTTCGGATATTCCGGGCGTCGATCTCAATCTAAGAAAGAAGCTGAGTTTTCAGGAGTCCACGTCGATTCTTGCGAATTCAGCGTTGCATCTGGACAGTGAGTCGGGGTTGGTACACCTCGGTGCAACACTCGGCGTCAAGAGCGTGGTGATGTTCGGGCCGACCAACGTAGAGTGGTTCGGTTACCCGCAAAATGCAAACATCAAACCGAAGGAATGCGGCAATTGCTGGTGGTCGACGGACACATGGATGGATATCTGTCCTGCCGGCTATGAGAAGCCCATCTGTACCGGGAGTATCGATGCACGAGATATTGTCGATTCGGCATTGGCGCTGCTCGCTGCAGCAGATTCGAATCCCTCTCCTGCAAGCGACGTTACCGAACCGGTATCCGGCAGTTAA
- a CDS encoding acyltransferase family protein translates to MHSDNQAVLGSKRNDDIEILRGVAIVFVFIEHLLAVWDLPRVHSFSSGYFSFWGGVDLFFAISGYVIAHSILRNLAALSGTAEKVKALVEFWIRRAWRLWPAAWFWLLVPFVAMMIFDPHYRGGEALRANCASVIGSVLNVTNIQVWRSKAGLGMQNEFWSQYWSLSLEEQFYLVAAPLLLFVSRRWVVALMIALVVAQVFFARVANSSDLSWFVRSDAFAWGVLIAILWNGNLDKALIEPTFLRKRHYAWLLLGVMLTAISATQLLYSVPFDVSIIALASGALVFVASFDKGYLGVGGVLGRVMSWVGDRSYAIYLVHGVVIGVGLRVGPLAHLDRQNVADLCVITVALIVVTLILSELSYRFIEVPARLHGRKLAQAYHATCDGAAARATDAYAGCQYSPSGEQVSG, encoded by the coding sequence GTGCATTCTGACAATCAGGCCGTTTTGGGCAGCAAGCGCAATGACGACATCGAAATCTTGCGCGGTGTCGCTATCGTCTTCGTGTTTATCGAGCATCTCCTGGCCGTCTGGGATCTGCCTCGTGTGCACAGCTTTTCCAGCGGCTACTTTTCCTTCTGGGGAGGGGTGGATCTGTTTTTCGCCATCTCCGGCTACGTCATTGCGCACTCCATTTTACGCAACTTGGCTGCGTTATCGGGAACCGCCGAGAAGGTAAAGGCGCTGGTTGAATTCTGGATTCGCCGCGCCTGGCGCCTCTGGCCCGCTGCCTGGTTCTGGCTTCTGGTGCCGTTCGTCGCGATGATGATCTTCGATCCGCATTATCGGGGTGGAGAAGCACTGCGTGCCAACTGTGCGAGCGTGATCGGTTCCGTGCTCAACGTGACCAATATCCAGGTATGGCGCTCGAAAGCAGGATTGGGCATGCAGAATGAATTCTGGAGCCAGTATTGGAGCTTGTCTCTGGAGGAGCAGTTTTATCTCGTCGCGGCGCCCTTGTTGCTGTTCGTTTCGCGGCGTTGGGTTGTCGCGCTGATGATAGCGCTTGTCGTGGCGCAGGTTTTCTTCGCTCGAGTGGCGAATTCGAGCGACCTGTCGTGGTTTGTCCGTAGCGATGCGTTTGCCTGGGGCGTGCTGATCGCAATTCTCTGGAATGGCAATCTCGACAAGGCGCTCATCGAGCCGACATTTTTGCGCAAGCGTCACTATGCATGGCTGTTGCTCGGAGTCATGCTGACCGCGATTTCGGCGACGCAGTTGCTGTATTCGGTGCCGTTCGACGTGTCGATCATAGCCTTGGCCTCTGGCGCCCTGGTTTTCGTCGCAAGCTTCGACAAAGGCTATCTCGGTGTCGGTGGCGTCTTGGGCCGTGTCATGTCGTGGGTCGGGGATCGTTCTTATGCGATCTACCTCGTGCACGGGGTGGTGATCGGAGTGGGACTTCGTGTCGGGCCACTTGCTCATCTGGATCGGCAAAATGTCGCGGATCTCTGCGTGATCACGGTGGCGCTCATCGTGGTCACGCTCATCCTGTCCGAGTTGTCGTATCGATTCATCGAAGTTCCTGCCCGCCTTCATGGGCGCAAGCTGGCACAAGCCTATCACGCAACGTGTGACGGAGCCGCAGCGCGTGCGACGGATGCATATGCGGGGTGCCAGTATTCACCTTCGGGGGAGCAGGTGTCCGGTTGA
- the rfaE1 gene encoding D-glycero-beta-D-manno-heptose-7-phosphate kinase, with amino-acid sequence MAAHSLSSANVIVAGDAMLDRYWFGDSTRISPEAPVPVVHVQSVRETPGGAANVALNVVGLGGRSTLLSVVGDDHDGQTLQRLLEDSNVQCALLRDKSLPTIVKLRLVARNQQVVRADFEKRPDHEILLPLVDMFCDRLPSANAVVFSDYGKGGLSHLRTMMECAIKTKVAILIDPKGSDYSAYRGATAVTPNREEFATVAGRWVDEADFERRAFALRDELELQSLLVTRSEEGMSLFLEGRHIHIPTQAREVFDVSGAGDTVIATMAAALGSGLDIEAAARLANAAAGIVVGKFGTTPISVDELTRHV; translated from the coding sequence ATGGCTGCTCATTCCCTCTCTTCCGCCAATGTTATTGTCGCGGGCGACGCGATGCTGGACCGGTACTGGTTCGGCGACAGTACACGGATTTCTCCCGAAGCGCCGGTGCCGGTTGTGCACGTCCAATCGGTGCGAGAGACGCCTGGCGGTGCTGCGAACGTTGCCCTCAACGTAGTTGGCCTCGGGGGGCGCTCCACTTTGCTGTCGGTAGTTGGCGATGATCACGACGGGCAAACGTTACAAAGGCTGCTTGAAGACAGCAACGTGCAATGCGCGCTGTTGCGCGACAAATCGCTACCGACGATCGTCAAGCTGCGCCTCGTGGCGCGCAACCAGCAAGTGGTTCGGGCCGATTTCGAGAAGCGTCCGGATCACGAGATACTGCTGCCGCTGGTGGACATGTTTTGCGACCGGCTTCCCTCGGCGAACGCTGTCGTCTTTTCCGATTACGGTAAAGGCGGGCTGTCGCACCTGCGGACGATGATGGAGTGCGCGATCAAGACCAAGGTTGCCATTCTGATCGATCCGAAAGGGTCGGACTATTCCGCTTATCGCGGCGCCACGGCGGTTACGCCGAACCGTGAGGAATTTGCCACGGTGGCCGGGCGCTGGGTCGACGAGGCAGATTTCGAGCGTCGGGCTTTCGCGCTTCGCGACGAACTGGAATTGCAGAGCCTGCTCGTCACGCGTTCGGAAGAGGGAATGAGCCTGTTTCTCGAGGGGCGGCATATCCATATCCCGACGCAGGCGCGAGAAGTTTTCGATGTCTCCGGTGCGGGCGATACGGTGATCGCCACGATGGCTGCAGCACTCGGAAGCGGACTCGATATCGAGGCCGCTGCGCGTCTGGCAAATGCCGCGGCAGGGATTGTCGTCGGGAAATTCGGTACCACCCCGATTTCGGTCGACGAATTGACGCGGCATGTCTGA
- a CDS encoding glycosyltransferase family 9 protein, with amino-acid sequence MNVDLDRLREERLRSIDTKENSIPFLRRGIRRYKQLSTTNSQWKVFGYFLERFFSRGRSAIASRLMKLRSWSRRGGGWLLGGDREDALTYAIRITGGLGDALIIARLARDLQAELGPVPFDVYFQSPETVEPFFRAIPGFRGCTDIDAFPAAVAQYSFVLLANQFVTFSKEHLKSQLLSRKAPKVLELVAHTERARKSIEMYIAVHPALDGAFADIVAPQGRKRHTYLHDMIGLCYRGDALDIPVDPQLPPQLGLDVGKYITVHDGWDTKARLMSDRPMKALPQQTWKEIVAEIKAKRPDIQIVQLGGATGGDIEGVDVNLKKKLTFLQSVSVLSESLLHIDTESGLVHVAASLGVRSVVAFGPTNVDWFCYPQNVNVRPKLCGNCWWVTDSWLDVCAAGHPVPVCTSRDSISPAEIASRALEAIDLNARYVSGCEKAGSVAGAIRAF; translated from the coding sequence GTGAACGTCGACCTGGACCGCTTGAGGGAGGAGCGTCTTCGCTCGATCGACACCAAGGAAAACAGCATTCCGTTTTTGCGTCGAGGCATTCGGCGCTACAAGCAGTTGTCGACCACGAATTCCCAGTGGAAGGTGTTCGGCTATTTCCTCGAGCGCTTCTTTAGCCGCGGGCGGTCCGCAATCGCTTCGAGACTGATGAAGCTCCGCTCCTGGTCACGCCGGGGGGGCGGCTGGCTGCTTGGTGGCGATCGCGAGGACGCGTTGACCTATGCGATTCGTATCACGGGCGGTCTGGGCGACGCGCTGATCATCGCGCGCCTTGCGCGCGATCTGCAGGCCGAGTTGGGCCCGGTGCCGTTCGATGTCTATTTTCAGTCGCCGGAAACTGTCGAGCCCTTCTTCCGGGCGATTCCGGGTTTTCGTGGATGCACCGACATCGATGCTTTTCCCGCAGCCGTTGCTCAGTATAGCTTCGTATTGCTAGCCAATCAGTTCGTCACGTTTTCCAAAGAGCATCTGAAGTCGCAGCTCCTGTCGCGAAAGGCGCCGAAAGTGCTCGAGCTTGTCGCGCATACGGAGCGCGCGCGAAAGTCGATCGAGATGTACATTGCGGTGCATCCCGCGCTCGACGGCGCGTTCGCCGACATCGTGGCGCCGCAAGGGCGCAAGCGCCATACATACCTGCACGACATGATCGGGTTGTGCTACCGCGGGGATGCGCTGGATATCCCCGTCGATCCGCAATTGCCGCCGCAACTCGGGCTCGACGTCGGCAAATACATTACCGTGCACGACGGATGGGACACCAAGGCCAGGCTGATGTCCGATCGCCCGATGAAGGCATTGCCGCAACAGACCTGGAAAGAGATCGTCGCCGAAATCAAGGCGAAGCGTCCGGATATTCAGATCGTGCAGCTTGGCGGCGCGACCGGTGGCGATATCGAGGGTGTCGACGTCAACCTCAAGAAGAAACTGACATTCTTGCAGTCGGTATCGGTTCTTTCGGAGAGCCTGCTTCATATCGATACGGAGTCGGGGCTCGTGCACGTCGCTGCATCATTGGGTGTGCGAAGCGTCGTCGCTTTCGGGCCGACCAATGTGGACTGGTTTTGCTATCCGCAAAACGTGAATGTCAGGCCGAAGCTTTGCGGCAATTGCTGGTGGGTCACCGATAGCTGGCTGGACGTCTGTGCCGCTGGTCATCCGGTACCGGTTTGTACGAGCCGAGACAGTATTTCTCCTGCCGAGATTGCCAGCCGGGCACTCGAAGCGATCGATCTGAACGCGCGCTATGTCTCGGGTTGCGAGAAGGCGGGCAGTGTTGCAGGGGCAATTCGTGCATTCTGA
- a CDS encoding ABC transporter permease, which translates to MTAFQLPNNSLLSGVKAWRLWSLLGWLDIRQRYARSMLGPFWITVSMGVMVGSMGVVYGTLFGQPMKDYLPLVGMGFVIWALISGVLNDACGAYINNANYILQSDVGLWVYVLQVLWRQLIIFAHNFVIVLALFAVYGISRPDLLPLFIPGLLVLMLNLTWMAKMVAVTSARYRDVTQLVASTVQILFYITPLMWKPTMLSKHQWLVTINPFAALVDLVRSPLLGQVPAMSSWMIALGLAAVGWGLVMLVASRVSDRVAYWV; encoded by the coding sequence ATGACTGCATTTCAACTTCCCAACAACAGCCTTCTCAGTGGTGTCAAGGCTTGGCGTCTTTGGAGCCTGCTCGGCTGGCTCGACATTCGTCAGCGTTATGCGCGTTCGATGCTCGGTCCGTTCTGGATCACCGTGAGCATGGGCGTCATGGTCGGTTCCATGGGGGTCGTGTACGGGACCCTTTTCGGTCAGCCGATGAAGGACTATCTGCCGCTGGTCGGCATGGGCTTCGTGATCTGGGCGCTGATCTCCGGCGTGCTCAATGATGCCTGCGGCGCGTACATCAACAATGCGAATTATATTCTTCAGAGCGATGTCGGCCTCTGGGTTTATGTACTACAGGTGCTGTGGCGGCAATTGATTATATTCGCGCACAACTTCGTGATCGTTCTCGCGTTATTCGCCGTGTACGGCATCAGCCGGCCGGACTTGCTGCCGCTGTTCATTCCCGGGCTACTCGTCCTCATGCTCAACCTGACCTGGATGGCGAAAATGGTCGCGGTGACGTCGGCGCGCTATCGTGACGTCACCCAACTGGTTGCTTCGACAGTGCAGATCCTTTTCTATATTACGCCGCTGATGTGGAAGCCGACGATGCTGAGCAAGCATCAATGGCTGGTCACGATCAACCCTTTTGCCGCACTCGTGGATCTAGTGCGCTCACCCTTGCTCGGGCAGGTGCCTGCAATGTCGAGCTGGATGATCGCGCTCGGGCTCGCCGCCGTTGGATGGGGGCTCGTCATGTTGGTTGCCTCGCGGGTTTCCGATCGAGTGGCATATTGGGTGTAA
- a CDS encoding ABC transporter ATP-binding protein — translation MSELAVNEITVDLPVFEVHGRSLRKHLSAFGKGNRLAESNDGVVIVRALENVSFRLQKGDRLGLIGANGAGKSTLLRVLAGIYKPAKGAVVRTGKTVPLLDITLGLDENSTGRQNIRLRGLFLGQTRAWVEENERDICEFSELGDYLDMPVRTYSSGMRMRLAFAISMAVHADILLLDEVMGVGDSAFQDKAKSRVRQVSDRAGVVVMALHSSPTIMEMCNKALWLDKGHVRMLGDSHEVVRAYDDFMHGRSAS, via the coding sequence ATGTCTGAACTCGCAGTAAATGAAATTACCGTCGATCTTCCCGTATTCGAAGTGCACGGGCGCTCCCTTCGCAAGCACCTGTCGGCGTTCGGCAAAGGCAATCGGCTCGCCGAGAGCAACGATGGTGTAGTGATCGTGCGTGCGCTCGAGAACGTGAGTTTCCGTCTCCAGAAGGGCGACCGGCTCGGGCTGATCGGCGCCAACGGCGCAGGCAAGAGCACGCTGTTGCGTGTGCTGGCCGGAATCTACAAACCGGCCAAGGGTGCGGTCGTGAGGACCGGCAAGACAGTCCCGCTGCTCGACATCACCCTGGGGCTCGACGAGAACTCCACCGGACGCCAAAACATTCGCTTGCGCGGATTGTTTCTCGGTCAGACTCGTGCATGGGTCGAGGAAAACGAGCGTGATATCTGCGAGTTCTCGGAGCTCGGCGACTACCTCGACATGCCGGTGCGTACGTACTCTAGCGGCATGCGCATGCGTCTCGCGTTCGCGATTTCGATGGCGGTTCACGCCGATATCCTGCTGCTTGATGAAGTGATGGGCGTGGGCGACAGTGCCTTTCAGGATAAGGCGAAATCGCGCGTGCGGCAGGTTTCGGATCGCGCCGGCGTAGTCGTGATGGCGCTGCATTCGAGTCCGACGATCATGGAAATGTGCAACAAGGCGCTCTGGCTCGACAAGGGCCACGTTCGCATGCTCGGTGATAGCCATGAGGTCGTGCGGGCCTACGACGACTTCATGCATGGAAGGAGCGCCTCGTGA
- a CDS encoding AGE family epimerase/isomerase, translated as MSASAITIAAQLDRHFTQTILPIWLGPGFDRALRLPFEAVSPDTHMPLPVVRYRAMACARQLFVFSEAGNAAHADTLFASLCERFRDPRHGGWFYSIDPNGEPLDRTKDLYTHAFVVFACAAYFTASGNCDARSVAEETAALIVERFARHPGDALLDAARNENFTDTTGGSLQNPLMHLTEAWLAASDAFGDTAFDDALLRVAQAVESTFVDAGTGCIAELPLGEPDNRFEPGHQFEWFYLVSAAGARLASTGLPQALDRAYAFAERHGIDSFTGGVCAAIDARGACIDATQRIWAQTEYLRALATRDPSPNSPTLARQIERFAAKFLHPRGWYECKTAQGVVSRADMPSTTPYHLATAYAALSAGA; from the coding sequence ATGTCCGCATCCGCTATTACCATCGCCGCTCAGTTGGACCGTCACTTCACGCAGACTATCCTGCCGATCTGGCTCGGGCCGGGGTTCGATCGCGCGTTGAGGTTGCCGTTCGAGGCGGTGTCGCCGGACACGCATATGCCGTTGCCCGTCGTGCGTTACCGCGCGATGGCCTGCGCGCGTCAACTGTTCGTGTTCTCGGAGGCGGGCAATGCTGCGCACGCGGATACGCTTTTCGCGTCGCTTTGCGAGCGCTTTCGCGATCCCCGCCACGGCGGCTGGTTCTACAGCATCGATCCGAACGGCGAGCCGCTCGATCGTACGAAGGACCTGTACACGCATGCGTTCGTCGTGTTCGCATGCGCGGCTTATTTCACGGCGTCTGGTAATTGCGACGCGCGTAGCGTCGCGGAAGAGACCGCTGCGCTGATCGTTGAGCGCTTCGCGCGCCATCCGGGTGACGCGCTGCTCGATGCGGCCCGCAACGAGAATTTCACTGACACAACGGGCGGATCGCTGCAGAATCCATTGATGCACCTGACGGAAGCCTGGCTCGCGGCGAGCGACGCATTCGGCGATACCGCATTCGACGACGCGCTGCTGCGCGTTGCGCAAGCGGTCGAAAGTACGTTCGTGGATGCCGGCACGGGTTGCATTGCGGAACTGCCGCTCGGTGAGCCGGACAATCGTTTCGAGCCGGGTCACCAGTTCGAATGGTTCTATCTCGTCAGCGCGGCCGGCGCTCGGCTCGCGTCGACCGGCCTGCCGCAGGCGCTCGACCGCGCGTATGCCTTCGCGGAGCGTCATGGCATCGATTCGTTCACTGGCGGCGTATGTGCGGCAATCGACGCGCGAGGAGCATGCATCGATGCGACACAGCGCATCTGGGCGCAGACGGAATACTTGCGTGCACTCGCCACACGCGATCCTTCGCCGAACTCGCCGACCCTGGCGCGGCAGATCGAGCGTTTCGCCGCTAAGTTTCTCCATCCGCGCGGCTGGTACGAGTGCAAGACCGCGCAGGGTGTGGTGTCGCGCGCGGACATGCCGTCGACGACGCCCTATCACCTGGCGACCGCCTACGCGGCATTGTCGGCCGGTGCGTGA
- the gmhB gene encoding D-glycero-beta-D-manno-heptose 1,7-bisphosphate 7-phosphatase, whose product MVPALFLDRDGVINVDTGYLHRPEECRFVPGIFELVGAANRAGYRVLIVTNQSGVGRGYFSEEVFRSFTEWMIGEFKRRGLSIDGVYFCPHHPDAPLDAYRVACACRKPEPGMFLSARDEFDVDMHRSIMVGDSRTDIEAAHAGGVGRAFLLVDPSQDGGLIDDCTVIHSLDEVLQALADRTKSV is encoded by the coding sequence ATGGTGCCTGCACTGTTTTTGGATCGCGATGGCGTTATCAATGTCGATACCGGATATTTGCATCGGCCTGAGGAATGCCGGTTCGTACCCGGAATTTTCGAGTTGGTGGGGGCGGCAAATCGCGCGGGTTATCGCGTGTTGATCGTTACGAACCAATCGGGGGTCGGACGTGGATACTTTTCGGAAGAAGTGTTTCGTTCGTTTACGGAATGGATGATCGGTGAATTCAAGAGGCGCGGCTTGTCGATCGACGGGGTCTACTTCTGTCCTCACCATCCCGATGCGCCGCTTGACGCGTACCGGGTCGCGTGTGCTTGCCGCAAGCCGGAACCGGGCATGTTTCTTAGTGCGCGTGATGAATTTGATGTCGACATGCATCGCTCCATCATGGTTGGCGACAGTCGGACCGATATCGAAGCTGCCCATGCAGGAGGGGTCGGTCGAGCCTTCCTGCTGGTCGATCCGTCGCAGGATGGTGGCCTGATTGACGATTGCACGGTCATACATTCGTTGGACGAGGTGTTGCAGGCGCTGGCCGACCGGACCAAGTCAGTGTAG